A single region of the Ascaphus truei isolate aAscTru1 chromosome 6, aAscTru1.hap1, whole genome shotgun sequence genome encodes:
- the LOC142497807 gene encoding IgGFc-binding protein-like, translating to MVPSSLFHLLICIILLCGTNLASHLGQEFLTVFPQNANFSSQGSQFNLTISAFNAQTSVTVSLPGPQIIGTLLLNNQVSKTISLPKDIALIGSGIFNSSVLITSDKDISVVAWNSKGSSSYRTIVYPVNQLGTEYYIVSPNDEPRDNLKALAVVNYNLPTTVKIFIKKWVIFRGKNYTSDHTLKVDLQPLQVLQLKSKQDLSGVRVLSEKPVAVLSGDSCLWKNSRWDYIYAQLLPVSSWGKKYLVAPLPFLYRSDIAYVVASQKTLVNYTLGATQHSQLMNAGHVLKIFVRFYWPLVISANASVQVMFYCTGGIIEGIPLHPFLANVPDTSKFCTTYQVHGLHNVINAVLITAKTSSIGGILFDRKSLDRIQWRKIPGTEYSWAQYRYGRQFQSHTLHNSESPFGVISVGLSAQTSYGLSGVCVKRKNSCSYHQCRKKESCQLLKDEPICMPDSEVICRVWGDPHYHTFDGHNYDFQGTCTYIVAKTCRGPSGVGGDPTLPEFCIEAKNENRGSVHVSYIAVVTVQVHGYNITMVRSEVGLVRVNNIRWTLPISLDGGRIRIMPSGFHALLETDFIRIQYDWNIFLFIQIPSSFYENVCGLCGNYNGEQADDFQTPVGIQVPGSVEFGKSWKVENVDDTCWDDCHGTCESVQSGVSSIYQGPASCGILSLKHGPFNVCHLAIDHTPFLKSCIYDMVKNGGYKRILCQSITVYLVACQMYGIHVENWRNIVDCAIMCPENSRYNSCGSACPTTCAGKPSQCLRPCVETCECDPGFVLSEGKCIPKTSCGCFFRGRHYPSNEVFWRGTGCEQKCMCLPGVRKVECWKISCREGEECTVKEGIKNCYPVKYSTCSASGDPHYITFDGVRYDFQGTCQYQLSGLCDQNRGLTEFQVHVLNQNRGRRSVSYTGAVCIRVHGIEIQVSRGSPGRALLNGVLINLPYCFGLDRVKVFQQGWNVVIITNFGLKVTFDWQSWVTVRVPHSYSGAVCGLCGNFNGRPDDELMMRNGQVTTSISAFGRSWRTNEAPMECKEVEPRPCPLLKTMDKSQSRSRNDCGILLQKNGPFQECHKLVDPEGFFQNCLYDSCFYSGRQDVFCQVIAAYAGACQEAGGTVCSWRKENFCKPWCPENSYYKLCSVGCAATCSSLSSPLSCSNICKEGCVCNDGYILNVDLCVRIPHCGCIHHGFYYKINETFYPTPNCEQQCVCKPGGSVHCTPFACGPYEDCNILDGVRKCHPTGSARCSAAGGLHYSTFDGLTYDFQGNCSYILAKICTRGKTPLTEFIVTVENKKCAGSSVAVTKVVTVNVNDVQISLLQGIYGMVQINHTLSNLPLLLWNRGVWVYQHGINVILRADFGLQVTYDLAYQAVVTIPSSYRRQTRGLCGNYNGNQKDEFQLPDGSLARDVIAFGEAWQTNSSGKVCSIGCGGPENICPHCVKKSLYQGKNYCGLLLTPEGPFTSCRNRVDPTVYFNNCVFDLCHGRGNISFLCHNIQSYVSACQNAGITELRWRSNTFCPLNCFPNSHYEVCIDTCSNTCARISSPITCPIECSEGCQCDEGYYLEAQRCVTLDKCGCFINDRYYKINETFLQNKCQQQCTCHPACIVTCETYSCKTQTECQGQLDGTLMCKGIVKDSPHDSAYHDEESNS from the exons ATGGTCCCCAGCTCACTCTTTCATCTCCTGATCTGCATTATTTTGCTGTGTG gTACTAATCTTGCCAGCCACCTCGGTCAAGAATTTCTAACCGTCTTCCCCCAGAATGCAAATTTTTCCTCCCAAGGTAGTCAGTTCAATCTTACTATTAGTGCCTTCAATGCCCAAAcatctgtcactgtgtcattgCCAGGCCCCCAAATCATTGGGACTCTGTTGCTCAATAATCAAGTGTCAAAAACAATAAGTCTCCCTAAAGATATAGCGTTGATTGGCAGTGGTATATTTAACTCATCAGTCCTGATAACCTCCGACAAAGACATTTCTGTGGTGGCTTGGAATTCTAAAGGCTCTTCATCATATCGTACTATAGTGTATCCAGTGAACCAGCTGGGCACTGAATACTACATAGTATCGCCAAATGATGAGCCAAGGGATAACTTAAAGGCATTGGCTGTGGTCAATTACAATTTGCCAACGACTGTTAAGATCTTCATCAAAAAATGGGTAATCTTTAGAGGTAAGAACTACACCTCCGACCACACTCTAAAAGTAGACCTACAACCTCTACAGGTCCTGCAGTTAAAGAGCAAGCAAGATCTTTCAGGAGTCCGAGTGCTGTCTGAGAAGCCAGTAGCTGTGCTCAGCGGAGACAGCTGCTTGTGGAAGAACAGTCGTTGGGACTACATCTATGCACAGCTCCTTCCTGTCTCCAGTTGGGGCAAGAAATATTTAGTAGCCCCTTTACCTTTCCTATACCGCTCTGATATTGCATATGTTGTTGCTTCCCAAAAGACGCTGGTCAACTATACATTAGGTGCTACACAGCATAGTCAGTTGATGAATGCAGGACATGTGTTAAAGATTTTTGTTCGCTTTTATTGGCCTTTGGTCATCTCTGCCAATGCCTCAGTCCAAGTCATGTTTTACTGCACTGGTGGGATCATTGAAGGTATCCCTTTGCATCCTTTCCTTGCTAATGTCCCTGATACTTCCAAGTTCTGTACCACATACCAGGTGCATGGTCTCCATAATGTCATCAATGCAGTGCTGATTACAGCCAAGACATCAAGCATTGGTGGAATTCTATTCGACAGGAAATCTCTGGACAGGATCCAATGGAGGAAGATCCCTGGAACTGAGTATTCATGGGCCCAATATCGCTATGGACGCCAATTCCAATCTCACACTTTGCACAATTCTGAATCACCATTTGGAGTCATTAGTGTTGGCTTATCAGCACAAACAAGTTATGGCTTGTCAGGAGTGTGTGTCAAAC GTAAAAATTCTTGCAGTTATCATCAGTGCCGGAAAAAAGAGTCCTGCCAACTCCTAAAGGATGAACCAATATGTATGCCAGATTCTGAGGTTATCTGTCGAGTCTGGGGAGATCCACATTACCACACTTTTGATGGGCACAACTATGATTTTCAAGGGACCTGCACTTACATTGTAGCTAAGACATGCAGGGGGCCCAGCGGAGTTGGAGGTGACCCCACTTTACCAGAATTCTGTATTGAGGCTAAAAATGAGAATCGTGGAAGTGTTCATGTCTCCTACATTGCAGTGGTTACTGTGCAGGTTCATGGATACAACATCACTATGGTGCGGTCTGAAGTGGGACTTGTCAGG GTGAATAACATTAGGTGGACCCTCCCCATATCACTAGATGGGGGAAGAATACGTATTATGCCCAGTGGATTCCATGCTCTCCTGGAGACTGATTTCATTCGGATTCAGTATGATTGGAACATCTTCCTGTTTATCCAGATCCCCAGCAGCTTCTATGAAAATGTTTGTGGTTTGTGTGGTAATTACAACGGTGAGCAAGCTGATGACTTCCAGACTCCTGTAGGAATCCAGGTTCCTGGGTCTGTGGAATTTGGTAAGAGCTGGAAAGTGGAAAATGTGGACGATACTTGCTGGGACGACTGCCATGGGACATGTGAATCTGTCCAATCTGGTGTTAGTTCTATATATCAAGGTCCTGCATCATGTGGGATATTAAG CCTGAAGCATGGACCCTTCAATGTCTGTCACCTGGCTATTGACCATACGCCCTTCCTGAAGAGCTGCATATACGATATGGTCAAAAATGGAGGCTACAAGAGGATTTTGTGCCAGTCAATTACTGTGTACTTGGTAGCATGTCAGATGTATGGGATTCATGTGGAAAATTGGAGAAATATTGTAGACTGTG CGATTATGTGCCCTGAAAACAGTCGGTATAATTCTTGTGGCAGTGCCTGTCCCACCACATGTGCTGGCAAACCATCACAGTGTCTGAGACCTTGTGTGGAGACCTGTGAGTGTGACCCTGGGTTTGTGTTGAGTGAAGGGAAGTGTATCCCTAAGACCAGCTGTGGCTGCTTCTTCAGGGGCCGCCACTACCCTTCCAACGAGGTCTTTTGGCGAGGCACTGGATGTGAACAAAAGTGCATGTGCCTTCCTGGGGTACGGAAAGTGGAGTGTTGGAAGATCAGCTGCAGAGAAGGGGAGGAGTGCACAGTAAAAGAGGGCATTAAAAACTGTTACCCAGTCAAGTACAGCACCTGCTCTGCCTCTGGGGATCCTCACTACATAACCTTTGACGGGGTCCGGTACGACTTCCAGGGCACCTGCCAATACCAGCTCTCAGGCTTGTGTGATCAGAATCGGGGGCTAACTGAATTCCAAGTCCACGTCCTGAACCAGAACCGAGGCAGGCGCAGCGTCTCTTATACCGGCGCTGTATGCATCAGGGTACATGGGATTGAGATCCAGGTCAGCAGAGGGAGCCCTGGCAGAGCCCTG CTAAATGGTGTGTTGATTAACCTTCCCTACTGTTTTGGGCTCGACCGGGTCAAAGTCTTTCAGCAGGGCTGGAATGTAGTCATCATTACAAATTTTGGTTTGAAGGTAACATTTGACTGGCAAAGTTGGGTCACAGTTAGAGTGCCCCATTCCTATTCTGGTGCTGTTTGTGGACTTTGTGGTAATTTTAATGGCAGGCCAGACGATGAGCTGATGATGAGAAATGGTCAGGTAACAACAAGTATTTCAGCCTTTGGGCGTAGTTGGAGGACAAATGAGGCACCTATGGAATGTAAAGAAGTGGAACCAAGGCCATGTCCACTATTGAAGACCATGGACAAATCTCAAAGTCGAAGCCGTAATGATTGTGGGATACTCCTCCAGAAGAATGGTCCATTCCAAGAGTGCCATAAACTTGTAGACCCAGAGGGATTTTTTCAGAACTGTCTCTATGACTCCTGCTTTTATAGTGGGAGGCAAGATGTTTTCTGCCAGGTGATTGCAGCCTACGCTGGAGCTTGTCAGGAGGCAGGTGGGACTGTGTGTTCCTGGAGGAAAGAGAACTTCTGCA AGCCGTGGTGCCCAGAGAACAGTTACTACAAGCTTTGCTCCGTTGGTTGTGCCGCGACTTGTAGCAGCTTGAGTTCCCCACTCAGTTGCTCTAACATCTGTAAAGAGGGCTGTGTATGCAACGATGGATATATCCTTAATGTTGACCTCTGTGTCCGTATCCCCCACTGCGGCTGCATCCACCATGGCTTCTACTACAAGATTAATGAGACATTTTATCCTACCCCTAACTGTGAGCAGCAATGTGTGTGCAAGCCAGGCGGCTCTGTGCACTGCACTCCCTTTGCCTGTGGTCCCTATGAGGACTGTAATATATTGGATGGGGTAAGAAAGTGTCATCCCACTGGATCAGCAAGGTGCTCAGCTGCTGGGGGCCTACACTACAGCACATTTGATGGGCTCACCTATGACTTCCAGGGCAATTGCAGTTACATACTTGCAAAGATCTGCACCCGGGGTAAAACACCTTTAACAGAGTTCATAGTCACAGTGGAGAATAAGAAATGTGCAGGCAGCTCCGTGGCGGTCACCAAAGTGGTAACAGTTAATGTGAATGACGTCCAGATTTCCCTACTACAAGGAATTTACGGGATGGTCCAG ATCAACCATACTCTCTCTAACCTTCCCCTGCTTCTGTGGAACAGAGGAGTCTGGGTCTACCAGCATGGGATTAACGTGATTCTGAGAGCTGATTTTGGACTACAGGTGACTTATGACCTGGCCTATCAAGCTGTGGTAACAATCCCTAGTAGCTACCGAAGACAGACCCGTGGTCTGTGTGGCAACTACAATGGTAACCAGAAGGACGAATTTCAGCTGCCAGATGGATCACTGGCCCGTGATGTGATTGCGTTTGGTGAGGCTTGGCAGACCAATAGTTCCGGGAAGGTGTGTAGTATTGGATGCGGAGGACCAGAAAATATCTGCCCTCACTGTGTCAAGAAGAGCCTGTACCAAGGAAAAAACTACTGTGGCCTGCTGCTCACGCCAGAAGGGCCGTTCACTTCTTGTCGTAATCGTGTGGACCCCACTGTGTATTTTAACAATTGTGTATTTGACCTGTGCCATGGAAGGGGAAACATAAGCTTCCTGTGCCACAATATTCAGAGCTATGTATCAGCTTGCCAGAATGCAGGCATCACCGAACTGAGATGGAGGAGCAACACCTTCTGTC CTCTGAATTGCTTTCCTAACAGTCACTATGAGGTTTGCATTGATACCTGCTCAAATACCTGTGCCAGAATTTCATCTCCTATCACATGTCCCATCGAATGCTCAGAGGGATGCCAGTGTGATGAGGGTTATTACCTGGAGGCacagcgctgtgtgacactggaCAAGTGTGGTTGTTTCATCAATGACAGATATTACAAG ATAAATGAGACATTCCTGCAAAATAAATGCCAACAGCAATGTACCTGTCATCCAGCCTGCATTGTGACATGTGAGACCTACAGCTGCAAAACACAGACTGAGTGCCAGGGTCAACTCGATGGAACCCTGATGTGCAAGGGAATAGTAAAGGATTCCCCCCATGACTCTGCTTACCACGACGAAGAGTCCAACAGCTGA